CCATCAAGCAAACCAGCGGATCCTCGACAGTGGTGCCCGTGCACTTAAAATGCCCAAAGAAAAATTTTTAAGCAATGTTGCTGAAGTTGGGAACACCTCTTCAGCAAGTGTCCCTCTTTTGTTGGATGAAGCCAATCGAAAGGGACAATTGAAGCCTGGCATGAAGATAATCCTTGTTGCCTTTGGTGGTGGTTTGACCTATGGAACGGCACTCTTGGAGTGGGTTGCATAACTTGACAATTTAAAGATAAAAATATATAGTTTGAACATCAAACTAATTAAGGAGAAAATAAAATGAACGACAAAATTAAAAACATAGTAGCAGAAATCTTAGATATTGAAGCAGGTACAATTGCTGAAGATGCATCAATTCTTGATGATCTTGGCGCCGATTCAATCGCAGTTATGGAAATCGTAATGGAACTTGAAGGCGAATATGGTGTTGAGGTACCAACAGAAGATATCCTAACACTCAAAACAGTAAATGATATTGTGGCTTACATCGAAGCAAAACAGTAATGAAAATTGGATACTTATTTGCTGGCCAAGGCCAGCAATTTGTTCATATGGGCCAAGACCTCGCTCAAGAATATCCAGATATTTCCGCAATTTACAAGACGGCATCGGATATTCTTGGCTATGACATCCTGGCACTTACGGAAACACAATTATCACAAACTCGCTATACCCAACCAGCGCTCTATGTTCTAGGTCATGCCTTGGATTCACTTATTAAAGCCAAAGGATTCCAACCGCATGTTGTAGCAGGGCTCTCTTTGGGAGAGTACAATGCGCTGACGAGCAGCGGTGCCCTTGACTTTGTCGAAGGTGTTGCTTTAATTGCGAAACGTGGCGAAATCATGCAAACAGCGCTTCCCGAAAATACAACGGGAATGGCAGCTTGCTTAAAAACAGATATTGATACAGTTCGTAATGGTCTTGAAGGGTCTGACATTGCAATTTGCAATATCAATACCCCCAGTCAAATCGTGATTGGTGGTGCCTTGGATAAACTTGAACCTGCGATGCAACGGTTGAAAGAAAACGGTGTCCGTATGGTGATTCCTTTAAAAGTGTCGACGGTTTCGCATATGGCACTTATGGAACCTGCAAGCCAACAATTACGCGCAGCGCTATCATCAATGGTTTTTAAGACGCCAACCATTGATTTCATCAACAACATCAATGCAGCAGTTCAAACCGATGGCTTTGTAGATACATTGTCTCGTCATATTGCTGAGCCAACACATATGGCACAAACCATTCAATCGATGATTGATATGGGTATTGATTTGTTTATTGAGGTTGGTCCAAAAGGATCAATTTCAAAATTTGTTAAAGAAATTGGTGGCAAGGAAATCGCCGTCATTAATGTCTATGATATTGACACATTGGGAGGTTTAACTCATGAATAAGCCACTAGCAATCGTCACTGGGGCGACCAAAGGAATTGGACATGCTATTGCCATGCAATTGGTTGAGGATGGGTACGAAGTCTATGGAACCTACGTTCGCGACTACGAACCTGAAACATTAAAAGCCCTTGAAAGCGATGCATTTACATTGCATCAGGTTGATGCTAGCAATCAAGAAATGTGCAAAACATTCATCCAAGAAGTTTTGAATCGTGGAAAGAATATCGCAGTTTTGGTTAACAATGCGGGAATTGTTAAAGACAATTTGTTGATGCGAATGCCATTAGAAGATTTCACACGCGTCCTTGACGTTAACTTAACCGGTGTCTTTAACATGACACAAGCCATCACGAAGCCGATGATGCGTCAAAAATTTGGTGCAATTGTAAATATCACTTCAGTGATTGGTGAGATTGGCAATGTGGGACAGGCAAATTATGCCGCAAGCAAAGCGGGTCTTATTGGTTTTTCAAAAAGTATTGCTAAAGAATTTGCAAGTCGCAATATTCGCGTGAATTGTGTTGCACCAGGGTTTATTGAAACAGATATGACTGAGACACTAAGCGATGATATTCGCGCAACAATTTTAAACAATATCGCCATGAAATCACTTGGAAGTGCACAAGATGTAGCCAATGCAGTAAGTTTCTTAGTGAGTGATAAGGCCCGTTACATTACAGGACAAACCTTGAATGTATGCGGCGGCATGGTAATGTAGGAGAATGTTATGAGAAAACGCGTAGTAGTTACCGGATTGGGGATCGTGAGTCCACTTGGAAACAGTGTTGAGGAAGCCTATACGAATGCAATCAATGGCGTGAGTGGTGTGGATACAATCACAAGTTTCGATACATCCGATTTAAAAGTTAAAGTTGCTGCACAAGTCAAAAACTTTGCAGCAGATAAATATTTAAGCAAACGAGAAATTAGGCGTCAAGATTTGTTTAGCCAGTTCGCAGTCTATGCTGCAAGTGAGGCGTACAATGATGCAGGGTTAAATGAAACAACCCACGATATTAAACGTATCGGCGTACTTATGGGAACAGGAATGGGCGGTATGCAGACATTTGCCGGTGATTTGAATAAAGCATACGAAGGTGGATTCGGCAAAATCCCTCCGATGTTTATTCCGATGATTATTCCCAATATGGCCGCTGGAAATGTTGCCATTGCCTTGCAAACTCAGGGTCACACATCGTGTGTGACAACTGCATGTGCGGCGGCAACCCATGCAATAGGGGATGCCTTCCGTATGATTCAACATGGATATGCTGATATTATGGTCGCTGGTGGTACGGAAGCCGGTGTATCACCATATACTTTAGCAGGTTTCAATGCGTTAACGGCCTTGAGCTCCCATAATGATCCTAAAGTTGCATCCCGCCCTTTTGATCAGAATCGTGATGGATTTGTATTGGGAGAGGGTGCCGGTGTCTTAATCTTAGAAGACCTTGAACATGCGCAAAAACGTGGTGCACATATCTATGCTGAGATGGTTGGCTATGGGTCAACGTGTGATGCGTTCCATATTACTGCTCCGAGCGGTGTCGGTGCTGCGGATGCAATGCGACAAGCGTTGGACGATGCTGGATTAAAACCAGAAGATGTGTCTTATATTAATGCGCATGGCACAAGTACCCCCTTGAATGATAAGTTTGAAACACAAGCTATCAAGGACGTATTTCAAGATGCTGCTCATACTGTATCAATATCTTCAACCAAATCAATGCATGGACATGCCTTGGGAGGAACGGGCGGTATTGAAGCCGTGCTTTCGATTAAAACCATCACAGAAGGCATTATTCCCCCAACGATTAATTTACAGACTGCAGATCCCGAGTGTGATTTGGACTTTACGCCAAATACAGCAAAACA
The window above is part of the Erysipelothrix sp. HDW6C genome. Proteins encoded here:
- a CDS encoding ACP S-malonyltransferase; its protein translation is MKIGYLFAGQGQQFVHMGQDLAQEYPDISAIYKTASDILGYDILALTETQLSQTRYTQPALYVLGHALDSLIKAKGFQPHVVAGLSLGEYNALTSSGALDFVEGVALIAKRGEIMQTALPENTTGMAACLKTDIDTVRNGLEGSDIAICNINTPSQIVIGGALDKLEPAMQRLKENGVRMVIPLKVSTVSHMALMEPASQQLRAALSSMVFKTPTIDFINNINAAVQTDGFVDTLSRHIAEPTHMAQTIQSMIDMGIDLFIEVGPKGSISKFVKEIGGKEIAVINVYDIDTLGGLTHE
- a CDS encoding acyl carrier protein; translated protein: MNDKIKNIVAEILDIEAGTIAEDASILDDLGADSIAVMEIVMELEGEYGVEVPTEDILTLKTVNDIVAYIEAKQ
- the fabG gene encoding 3-oxoacyl-[acyl-carrier-protein] reductase; this encodes MNKPLAIVTGATKGIGHAIAMQLVEDGYEVYGTYVRDYEPETLKALESDAFTLHQVDASNQEMCKTFIQEVLNRGKNIAVLVNNAGIVKDNLLMRMPLEDFTRVLDVNLTGVFNMTQAITKPMMRQKFGAIVNITSVIGEIGNVGQANYAASKAGLIGFSKSIAKEFASRNIRVNCVAPGFIETDMTETLSDDIRATILNNIAMKSLGSAQDVANAVSFLVSDKARYITGQTLNVCGGMVM
- the fabF gene encoding beta-ketoacyl-ACP synthase II, with translation MRKRVVVTGLGIVSPLGNSVEEAYTNAINGVSGVDTITSFDTSDLKVKVAAQVKNFAADKYLSKREIRRQDLFSQFAVYAASEAYNDAGLNETTHDIKRIGVLMGTGMGGMQTFAGDLNKAYEGGFGKIPPMFIPMIIPNMAAGNVAIALQTQGHTSCVTTACAAATHAIGDAFRMIQHGYADIMVAGGTEAGVSPYTLAGFNALTALSSHNDPKVASRPFDQNRDGFVLGEGAGVLILEDLEHAQKRGAHIYAEMVGYGSTCDAFHITAPSGVGAADAMRQALDDAGLKPEDVSYINAHGTSTPLNDKFETQAIKDVFQDAAHTVSISSTKSMHGHALGGTGGIEAVLSIKTITEGIIPPTINLQTADPECDLDFTPNTAKQKSVDVVMSNSLGFGGHNAVIMFRKFGV